A part of Limihaloglobus sulfuriphilus genomic DNA contains:
- a CDS encoding ATP-binding protein: protein MTARNTEYLRSLVNELRKLPTECEWVEFKHNNSKKEDIGSYLSALSNSAALQGKSSAYVVWGIDNKTHDIVGTTFLPHQVKIGNEELENWLLCQSAL from the coding sequence ATGACAGCTCGCAATACTGAATATCTTAGAAGTTTGGTTAACGAACTAAGGAAACTCCCTACAGAATGTGAGTGGGTTGAGTTTAAGCACAATAATTCAAAAAAAGAGGATATTGGAAGCTATCTTTCTGCTCTTTCTAATTCAGCCGCATTGCAAGGCAAATCTTCGGCTTATGTAGTCTGGGGAATTGACAACAAAACTCATGATATTGTCGGTACAACATTTTTACCGCATCAAGTAAAGATTGGTAATGAGGAACTTGAAAATTGGCTTTTGTGTCAATCGGCGCTTTAA
- the istB gene encoding IS21-like element helper ATPase IstB has protein sequence MNNSLHNTLKSLRLSGMLETLEVRLQEAAGNSLTHAEFLELILQDEMLVRKHRQIQRGIKAAGFRELKTLEEFDWQFNTSIKRSRIFDMATCRFISEGVDVLLLGPPGVGKSHLCQAIGYQAVKAGMAVRYRSIFDVARDFLHEDAFACQDKVMNRYLKPELLIIDDMGIKHLPKRCGEYLLEIIMRRYENKSTMMTSNRPLEDWGKLIGDVPSATAILDRFLHHAEIINITGRSYRLKDRAEHGACEKRAGHEG, from the coding sequence ATGAACAATTCACTGCATAACACATTAAAATCACTAAGGTTGTCAGGTATGCTTGAGACACTTGAAGTTCGATTGCAGGAGGCAGCCGGCAACAGCCTCACTCATGCTGAGTTTTTAGAACTGATCCTGCAGGATGAGATGCTGGTCAGAAAGCATCGCCAGATCCAAAGGGGTATTAAGGCTGCCGGGTTTAGAGAACTCAAGACACTGGAGGAGTTTGACTGGCAGTTCAATACTTCGATTAAAAGAAGCCGGATATTTGATATGGCCACATGCCGCTTTATCAGTGAGGGCGTTGATGTTCTGCTGCTTGGCCCTCCGGGTGTGGGCAAGAGTCATTTGTGTCAGGCGATAGGCTATCAGGCAGTCAAGGCAGGCATGGCTGTGCGGTACCGCTCGATATTTGATGTTGCCAGGGATTTTCTGCACGAAGATGCCTTTGCCTGTCAGGATAAGGTAATGAACAGATATCTCAAGCCGGAGCTGCTGATAATCGATGACATGGGCATCAAGCATCTGCCAAAACGCTGCGGCGAGTATCTGCTGGAGATCATTATGCGGCGATATGAAAACAAATCCACGATGATGACCTCCAACAGGCCGCTGGAAGACTGGGGCAAGCTCATTGGTGATGTACCATCGGCAACCGCAATCCTGGACAGGTTTTTGCATCATGCTGAGATCATCAACATCACAGGCCGCAGCTACCGTCTCAAGGACCGTGCCGAGCATGGTGCCTGTGAGAAAAGAGCCGGCCATGAAGGCTGA
- the istA gene encoding IS21 family transposase, which produces MTKRSVIQTLRERNWSCRRISRELGIHLDTVRKYAKSDNDNSKQVTNAPPGSVAQSSTGPVSNCEPYREIIKNKLDMGLSRRRIWQDLRDDHGSDVSYHSVRRFVNRLSKNSPVPFRRLECRPGEEAQIDFGTGAPVITKDGRRKRTHVIRVVLSFSRKSYSEAVFRQTGDNFINCLENAFHHFGGVPQTLIIDNLKAAVNKADWYDPEIHPKIVSFCRHYGTAILPCKPYTPRHKGKVEKAVAYVKNNALKGRSFKSLSEQNQFLLSWESRIADTRIHGTTRKQVGKLFTEQEKPALLRLPVGRFPSFTEAQRSVHRDGHIEVERTYYSVPPEYTGRKVWARWDGHMVRVFNRSMEQIVVHAKVEPGRFQTQDGHIHSEKRTKIENGVVWMLERVSLIGDNAERWALQMLEARGIPGIRVLLGLLNMTNTYKGNKIDNACKIALSHNAFRLKTIRSIIKHGGDRQLQMEFIDEHPIIRDISSYGEFVREVLG; this is translated from the coding sequence ATGACTAAAAGAAGTGTAATACAGACATTAAGAGAGCGTAACTGGTCTTGCAGGCGTATATCCAGAGAGCTTGGCATCCACCTGGATACGGTGCGTAAGTATGCAAAATCAGACAATGATAATTCAAAACAGGTCACTAACGCGCCTCCCGGGTCGGTGGCCCAAAGCTCAACCGGTCCGGTAAGCAATTGTGAGCCTTACCGTGAAATAATTAAGAACAAGCTGGATATGGGGCTCAGCCGCCGGCGTATATGGCAGGATCTTCGTGACGACCACGGCTCTGATGTCAGCTACCACAGCGTTCGCAGGTTTGTCAACCGCCTCAGTAAAAATTCGCCTGTTCCGTTCAGGCGTCTTGAATGCAGGCCCGGTGAAGAGGCTCAGATAGATTTTGGTACGGGTGCACCGGTAATAACGAAAGATGGCAGACGAAAAAGAACTCATGTAATACGGGTAGTGCTTAGCTTCTCCCGTAAATCCTACAGCGAGGCAGTTTTCAGGCAGACCGGCGATAACTTTATAAATTGCCTGGAAAACGCTTTTCACCACTTTGGCGGTGTTCCGCAAACACTGATAATAGATAATCTTAAAGCTGCTGTAAACAAAGCTGACTGGTATGATCCTGAGATACACCCAAAAATAGTGTCATTCTGCCGTCATTACGGTACCGCCATTTTACCCTGTAAGCCGTATACCCCAAGACACAAGGGTAAGGTTGAAAAAGCAGTAGCATATGTCAAAAATAACGCCCTCAAGGGCCGCAGCTTTAAGAGCCTCTCAGAGCAGAATCAGTTTCTTCTCAGCTGGGAGAGCCGTATTGCCGATACCCGTATTCACGGCACTACCCGCAAGCAGGTAGGCAAATTGTTCACAGAACAGGAAAAGCCTGCTTTATTGAGGCTTCCGGTTGGAAGGTTTCCTTCATTTACAGAAGCTCAGCGGTCCGTTCACAGGGACGGCCATATAGAGGTAGAGAGGACCTATTACTCGGTGCCTCCGGAATATACCGGCCGCAAGGTATGGGCAAGATGGGACGGCCATATGGTAAGAGTATTTAACCGCAGCATGGAGCAGATTGTTGTTCACGCTAAAGTTGAGCCGGGCAGATTCCAGACTCAGGACGGACATATTCATTCAGAGAAAAGAACAAAGATAGAAAACGGCGTTGTATGGATGCTTGAACGAGTCAGTCTGATAGGTGACAATGCCGAGAGATGGGCCCTGCAGATGCTTGAGGCCAGAGGAATACCTGGTATCCGCGTACTTCTGGGCTTGCTGAATATGACCAATACCTATAAAGGTAACAAAATCGATAATGCATGTAAAATAGCGTTAAGCCACAATGCTTTTCGATTGAAGACCATCAGGAGTATTATTAAACACGGCGGTGACAGGCAGCTCCAGATGGAATTTATAGATGAGCACCCTATTATCAGAGATATCTCCAGTTACGGAGAATTCGTAAGAGAGGTTCTGGGCTGA